In the Populus trichocarpa isolate Nisqually-1 chromosome 1, P.trichocarpa_v4.1, whole genome shotgun sequence genome, TCCAAGGCTCATCAATCTATTGATATTTAGGCAAAGACTAGTGTGGTGCGCAATTGGAAatctttcatttatgtttgaaagaataataatgtttttttaaaaaaaagtttatttaaaaatatattaaaataatatttttttattttttaaaattatttttacatcaacacattaaaataatatgaaaataccaaaaaatattaattttaaataaaaataattaataattaataataaaattttaaattttttgatggcAAAGGATTGGTGTTTCCTGGAGGGCTAATTGGCCGTCTGCAATGGTTGAAAAGTCGGTAGTCTCACAAATTGATGGCAAAATTGGATCCAtcgaataaataattaaatcaataactaaatattttctattattatatctttttaattacattattcaaataaataattaaatcaataactaaatatttttcctcaacattccttttttatgttaaaattctttttactaGGCCCCCAGCGTGAGCCACAAATCTAAGTTAAAACTAAGCAAGTTTTACCGGTTCCTAATTCATAAACATCCGGCCTAGCAGACAAAACTAGCCTATGGGCATTACAATAAAATCAACTGACATATGCATAATTGCATATAGTGGGTTAAGTGTGTTGCCTGCCCCCATAGCATAATTAACCGCGTAAGCGTGAAGGatctttctttgcttttgtaTTCATTGTTGAGTACAATACTGCAGTAGCAATTTCTTCCTGGCTTCCTTTTTTATTACAGCTCTGGCTCCGCGTACTGTACTGTTGTTTGTGTACACGGAATCGTGTTCCGCCTACCATCTGATAATGATAATTTGATGCTTGCATCAACACGAGGATACCCAAATCTCTTGAAAATGGATCTGGCCTTTATTAAGGATTTTGTTgtcgatttatttttatttttaaatcgttttttCTTGTTATGAAATGTTACAAACTCTGTGTTAAAAATATGGTAATAATGATGTTTACTTCttcactaattttaaattataaatagtatCTTGACATTATTAACGAAGCTCACACACCAATATCTGCACCGAGCCAAAGTCCCTCGCAGGTCCTTTTTAACGAAGCTCACACGCCAATTAAAGTTTGAACTTCCCCTCAAAGCCCTCGCGCTGATTGTGCCGACAAAAAGCTAAGCTAAGCTAAGCAGTTTATGGACTCCATCAATTCTTTCAAGGGATATGGTAAAGTACGTAGACGAGGTCGAGCAGCAAGCCTTCCGGCGAAAGACACGTAAGCGTTTGATCATTGTCGTTGTCTCCTCCATTGTTCTTTTAGCTGTGATCATCGGTGCTGTTATAGGAGTTGTTTTGCACAACCGAAACAACAACTCTTCGTCCAACCCGGTCCCTCCTCCCGAGTTGACTCCAGCCGCTTCACTCAAGGCTGTTTGCAGTGTGACCCGGTACCCAACCTCATGTTTCTCCAGCATCTCTGCCCTTGAAACAGGAAACACTACGGACCCAGAGGAGCTTTTCAAGCTCTCTTTACATGTTGCTATGAATGAGCTGTCCAAGCTCAAAGACTACCCGGATAAGCTCATACAGAGCATTGATGACGCTACCCTTCAAGATGCTTTGAAAGTCTGTGCCACCGTGTTTGATGATGCTGTAGATAGACTCAACGACTCCATATCATCGATGGCTGTCGGTGAAGGTGGAAAGATTTTATCAACAGCTAAGATGGATGACTTGAAGACTTGGATCAGCACTACAATTACTGACCAAGAAACATGTTTAGATGCGTTGCAAGAGTTGAACGTTACAAAGCATTTTAACCAGACACTTGTTGATCATGTCAAGGCAGAAATGGAGAACTCTACCGAGTTTGTTAGCAATAGTTTGGCTATTGTTGCAAAAATCCTGGGTTTGCTTTCTGATTTCAACATCCCAATTCATAGAAGGTTACTTGGATTTGAAAGAACCCATAATTCAAGGTTTCCACATTGGGTTGGTTTAGGAGATAGAAGACTACTTCAGATGTCTACTCCGAAGCCGGATGTCACGGTGGCGAAAGACGATAGCGGGGACTGCACGACCTTACGTGAGGCAGTAggaaaaattccaaaaaagagTAAATCAAGATTCATCATATATGTTAAGGAAGGTGAATATTTGGAGAATGTGATTTTGGATAAAAGCAAGTGGAATGTAATGATCTATGGTGATGGGAAGGACAAGACTATTATTTCAGGCAGTCTGAATTTTGTTGATGGAACTCCCACCTTCTCTACTGCCAGTTTCGGTAAGCCCTGCTTTCTCTAATTATGAGCTCAAAATCCATCTATGCATTCCTGTTTTGAACATATCGGTCTATGCATCCATGATTCAAAGTTCACAATTGCTTTTTTGATTTCTCCATGTGTCTTTCTTACGTCACATTGCATCATGATTGCCCAAATTTCTGAACCTTGATGTCCATGTGCCATGTGAATCCTTCTGCAAAGGAAAAGAGCAACTGGGTAGTAGCAGAATGCCATCTTCTAATGAAAGGATTAGGAAAGACACATGGATTTGGATGTCCACTCCCCCATGTGAAATGATGTGCAACTCTTACCTGAAATTCTGTTAGATTTGAGCATAATTATGTTAGATTGCATctctgcattaaaaaaaaaaagaagttaatcgCATCTAGGTTGGGTACCTACCATGTGCTTGTCTGTCTTGTGATTTATAATTATCTTCCCTAATGGTCCCAATGTTTCCTCATAATCCAACGCAAGTGAAGGCCTGAAGGGCCTGCAAGTGATGCATAGACATTATTAAGACCTGGCTTTCGACATTAATGCACTACAACGACAGCACATGTGACAGATGTTGTCTGCTTTATGACTGTAGTTTTGTTGGCCTGCAACACTTGCCACTAGAACATGCATTCCCCAATTTCTGTCTCCGTGTTCTCATCCCAAAAGGGCCTTCCAAACCCAAGAGAAAAGATTCACATTCAAGCTGATTTTTATAATGGAGCATGCCATGCCTTGCACTTGCACTTCTCTAGAAGGATGTTGTTAGTGTTTCagatatttggtttttttcttttcttttcacatcCATAAAACGAGGACTAATACTGCTGTGATCACCAGCTGTTGCGGGCAAGAGCTTCTTCGCCAGAGATATCAAGTTCATTAACACGGCCGGGGCAGAAAAGCACCAAGCAGTGGCCTTCAGGTCCGGCTCGGACATGTCAGTACTTTTCCGGTGTGCATTTGATGGATTTCAGGACACACTCTATGCTCACTCAAATCGACAATTCTACCGTGACTGTGACATTACCGGCACCATTGACTTGAGCATGTTTGGCAGtttggttgcgggtgcttttcaaataacttttcgtgtcaaaatgcatgccaatgatgtttttttattttttaaaaattatttttgacatcagcacatcaaaacgatccaaatcATACaaaccattttaaattttagtaaaaaaaaaaaaaaatttcaaattttttgggaacgcagccgcagccgcgttcccaaacatgcttCATGTTCGGCAATGCCGCTGTCGTGTTCCAAAATTGCAACATCCAGCCCAGGCAACCGTTACCTAACCAATTCAACACCATCACAGCTCAGGGAAAGAAGGATCCTAATCAAAACACTGGCATTTCAATTCAGAATTGTAAATTTTCTGCATCGGGTAATGTTACAGCTCCAACTTACCTTGGTAGGCCTTGGAAAGATTATTCCACTGCTGTCATTATGCAGTCCGATATTGGGCCGTTCTTGAGACCATCAGGTTGGATGTCATGGGTCAGTGGTGTGGATCCACCTGCCACTATATTTTATGCAGAGTATCAGAATACTGGGCCTGGTGCTAGAGTGGATGGAAGGGTCAAATAGGCCGGTTACAAGCCAGCTCTTACATTAGATGAGGCAGGGAAATTTACAGTGGACTCTTTCATCCAAGGAAGCGCGTGGCTGTCGGCAAACACTGTGACATTTCAATCAACCCTATGATTTCAAAGTGTAAGGAGTAGTTGTTTGGTAGTTCATGCAAACcatccattcaaaaaaaatcttttaaatttttatttagaagagAAGGATTGATATGTCTAAAATGctagttttaattttgtatttttgtaattttctgtTTACTAGACAACCTCTTAAAAATAGAGAAGCGTAActtattatttataagaaaatttaaaaaaccttataaattggtaaaatattaatttgtcttctgaataatatttatatattaattcaggataattttataaattaacttaatcaagtccttacttgatttttttagatctagaaatataatccatgtattaattatatttttagtccttaatttctaaaatatatcttaatcaagtcatacttaattaaatcatctcggtttaattttttattaatgtttcttaatgtgtgtgacttATTAGATTTCTAATATgttaacccaaatataaattataattctaattaaatagaattaaacaaattaaacaatttaacttattatcaattaaataattaattaatttgtatttaaagACCAGATACATCGTTTAGCAACATGTTATGAtcctaaaatattataaaagtcaTTAGTAGCTTGACTTAATCTTTTAGTGACcgatttctcagtgtaattaatattttttcatcaataatgtttcgaTTTAATATTAAAGCATGAAATATATTTGTCATAgtaaatcatatttgttctctacataatagttATTAATCGTTTGAATaagaattgaaactttttttagaTCTCATTTCATCTTGGTCaaggatttctcagtcaatactatttgaaaacatatgaaatattttcattgatttaCCTAGGATGATGATTcttctcttgatcactcaagtatcttcatataattcatgttatatcCAATGATCTTTCATCACCTCTATTAAGATAACATATAacaagatcaaagcataacattctctataaaAGATGATTTAGTGAtatcaagtctaaggatcacttacacaactatcacgTGAGCCTTTCCTTAAAGataagtgatctctccatatggaattctcatgcGGTTTActtcagtgtacatgtcttatgacaaacacctacatattagttttaggtatctTTTATACCccaacttatgagaacaactgctttcttttataaagaaaataacataatattacCAGTTTTTATAGCTCTAATGAATGTCCgatatttaagagagcatcgacatcatgaatattttaggaacaatgctttgatataATAGGAATCTCAGGTTTacaacaactttataattttctttacaaatcatttttgttttatagactttatttttattctaaattcattaatttaatattatatgaatattaaaaataaattaagtctttattaataataaatatatatttacataaatacTATAATGCAATATATAACCAATCAAATGactatacaaaatattaaattaacaataatatcgTAACCAAATACAAGTCAAGCCTGGTAAATATCTCTAGAAGAGGatgattttattatctttattcattttttaaagcattagtgttttatatatatatatgtccttTTCAGCTTTTCTCATCTTTTAGAAGACTTTTCTATCTTCTAATGAAAAGTCCATGGAAATCATATCATCTTTTGGAATTCGTTCTAATAATACAACCTAGAAAACAGAAGGCAAGATAGCCTTTTCCTCTACCTAATTCCTTCATGAAGTCAGGGAAGATGGCCTTTTCCTCTCCCTAATTTTAATATTGCCTACTTCATGTAGTCAAGAAGGCGgctatttatcttttattaattctttaagCTGTTAAGGGCAGGGCCTTGATTCTCAAAGCTCGTTTGAGCATCgtggcaaaaaaatatattaactttaTTAAGCAGCAATTTAAACCCAcagtaaaaattaattaacgtaATCGATTCAAGtggtttaatatttatttatttttcttaaaaaaattaaaatttgattcttgTGTATAGAGCACATTATCGCTAGAAAAACTTTACTTAAAATTTAATGGATTGACTGATCAAATTAATCAGGATGAGCTTTagatattgaaatttaaataaaagaaaaaccaccAGTAAAAGCCACGTAATGCGTGATGCAATGAAGGGTATTGATAAAGGTCTTCGtgatctttaaaataataaaggatattTTAGttggtttaaaaattaaaaatcaaattaaaaattaaaagtttttcaagttaaaaatataacattctatttagaaatatgattacggttatttttcaaagtatttttcacatggaattacattaaaataatatttttttatttttttaaaaatacttttaatatcaacacattaaaatgatctgaatatactaaaaaataaaatttaaaataatttttttaaaaaaactttctaaaaATACTTCTGAAACATAAAATCCTACAGGTTTTAAGATAATTGGTTAATTGTCAAGGAGTAAGGGCGTTCATCATGATTGCGTGCAATTCTTTGTCTTATCATGTCTAATTGTGTCATTACTATGGGCATTAAAATATGTTGATTGCAAAGGTCAAGAAAATATACGAAAGAGGAGCTTGTGCAGCAGCACGCGAAAGtgtgataatatttatttttaaaatatttatttattaaatatattaaaataatatttttttatttttaaaaattatttttaatatcaacctattaaaataatttaaaaatataaaaaagaagtaaatttaattttttttaatatttttaaaataaaaaaataacatctgaAGTTGAACCGAGGAGAGGAGATGCACTTGCACCGGATTCAGACAAGTCCGTGGGCACCAAACTGAAAAACCAGACCAATGGCACGCAGAAACAACCCTTTCCTACCTAGTTTTTCGCGGTCggtttcataaaaataatcgggtctgctttttttttttttttttcttctcagaaGCACAAAACGCCCACTGTCTCGGGGGCGTTTCTTGTAGTAAATTTTTGGTGTGATATTATACCATTTATCAAATAGCATCTGTTATATTTAGTGGTGTTTAAAAGTTTAACTAggaaaattttttaaagtattttttatttaaaaatatattaaaataatatttttaatttttaaaaattatttttgatattatatcaaaataatttgaaaataaaaaaataatttaaaatagaaaaatatatatttttaaaatgtaagaaCAAACCTGCACTTGTATAAAAAGGACGCGGAGATTCGTTATTGTATCAGTTAATCCTTCCTGTCAAAATCAACGAAACGTGCTGCGTCCTTTATCCTCTTCTCATTCACGTTACCTGTTTTCTACCTCTCTTCTtgattctcctcctcctcctcctccatctaTGGCTCGTGTTTCTCTTGATACCATAAATCCCAAGGTGCctatcctcttttcttttcttttctttttaacatcACTTCtgctgctttttatttatttattattattattgatttacaGTTTGATTGCTTTttcgttgttgattttttctgcgttttcatctttttcatctttttttctttttttgctctCGGGGTTTATGCTCTgggtttatattattttttgtcttttctgtttttctttgttgttttagaTTCCCTTTCTGGCTATTGGGTTGTGCGGTGCTTGATTTGTCTTTGCCCATTTCTTTTATGGATACATTTCTGTGTCCTTTTCTCGTTCTGCTCATGAACTGGACGTCCAGTAAGCAATGTTCATAGGCCTAGtgattatcaaattttatagcTTTATTTCTTTCAAAGTATTAATTTTGCTTGGTGATAATACCATATTCTATAGAACTTGATTAAGGACATGCAAAAGCTCTTTCTGTGCTGTCCGCGCACTATcgattttaaaattcttaaatgcGATTCACCTTTTAAAAGACCATTAATCATTTTTACTAAAGTCAAGGAGTGTTTGGCCTTgctttcaaattgaattttatcgtGAAGTTTTTGAGATTGAGCTTGTAGTGTTTGGTTATTGGTAACTTTTCTCGAACTctcttgcatttttattttttttgttttctccccTCCTTGGTGTTCCTAGTTTATTAACTATGATTTCGTTTGTTTTCCCAGGTTTTGAAATGCGAATATGCTGTCCGTGGTGAGATTGTCACCCTTGCACAGGTAATTTATATGACTGGCGGTATTATGCACTTCAAAGTTAAGAAGGGCAGGATGGTTCTATTTGAAGTTTGAGCTTTTCTTGTGATTGTGTTATTGGAGCTGTATGCACTGCATTTGATCATGAATTTTCCATCATCTTACACAGGCGGTACAGGAAGAGTTGAAGTCTAAGCCAGGCTCTCGTCCCTTTGATGAGGTGTTACTTTTATCCTTGACATTTTGTTCTTGTTGGGATCATAAACTTGGTATTTATCTAGCACGGTTAAGCTGCCCTAAGGTAGATTGATGATTTTGTTCCTGATGCTATCATTGTGTTGTGTTACTTTTTTGTTAGCGACTAGATTCAATGGAAATTTCACTTGATTTTGCAGAAAGCAGATTTGTGTGCTGGATTTTAAGTTTTCTAGGAATTGACATTCTCTGTTTCAACTGAGATTATATAAAATGAGTTTGATCAACTCCtataagaacaagaaaaaggagATGCTACATGCATGTTTCCTTTCAATTGATGCTCCCTAAAGACTccattttgttttgtgattCATCTTATGGCAGATACTTTACTGCAATATTGGAAATCCTCAGTCTCTTGGTCAGCAGCCTATTACCTTTTTCCGCGAGGTAAGTTTATAGTAGTGCATTGTAGGGGACtgtgctttttatttaattgaggcGTTTCTCACCACTGATTATTTTTGCTTAGGTTCTTGCATTATGTGACCATCCTTCCATTCTGGACAAAAGTGAAACTCGGGGTTTGTTCAGGTATTTAAACTTTTCATGTGATCATTGGACTTCTCTTTATGCTTGTTTCCACCAAAATTGAAGAAAGCAGATCATACCATTTTCTCTTTACTAAGAACCAGTTAGGGAAATATAGTTAACCTTGAATTCTTGAGTCTgcctatatttttatcattcagATTTTATACAAGAACTCTCCCCTTTTTTATTGAGTAGGTGAAATATTTTAGGACACTGATACATTTCTGTGAATTTTTATAGTGCTGATGCCATAGAGAGAGCTCGGCAGATTCTTGATCAAATTCCTGGAAGGGCCACTGGTGCTTATAGTCACAGTCAGGTTATCAATAAAGCTTACACCTTGTAGACTTTGAAAAGTTTCGTTCAAATGGAATATTTGTGGTGTAGATAGCATGaatcaaattttccttctccaCATCAGGGAATCAAAGGACTGCGTGATGCAATTGCTGCTGGAATTGAAGCTCGCGATGGCTTTCCTGCTGATCCAAATGATATTTTCTTGACAGATGGTGCAAGCCCAGCGGTAACATTTAATCCCATATAGACAGAGATACGTGTATGTATTATGCTCACATCACATGAAACTAGTTGTGTTTCTTTATTGCCAGGTCCACATGATGATGCAGTTACTGATACGATCAGAGAAGGATGGAATACTTTGTCCCATTCCTCAGTATCCCTTGTACTCTGCTTCAATTGCTCTCCATGGTGGTACTCTggtttgtcttttttatataaaaatgctATTCAGAAACTCAAGTCAAGTTTTTTGGTTGCTCTCCATGTGTTGAAGTTTTAGCCTTTTAGGTGACATATGGCAGCGAGCCAAGCAAGGATTAACCAAGTTGCTAGTTGCTTTGTCAACTCTTCTTGTAGCATAGAGTTGAAATGAActtgataaaatagaaaatttgaaCATTACCAGGCTGACTTTTGAGTTTGAAGTAGAACCTTACGCTTCTTTCAGGTTCCCTACTATCTTGATGAAGCAACTGGATGGGGCTTGGAAGTTTCTGAGCTGAAGAAGCAATGGGCAGATGCAAAGTCCAAGGGAATTACTCCTAGGGCCTTGGTTGTGATAAATCCAGGCAACCCAA is a window encoding:
- the LOC18094671 gene encoding pectinesterase 1 is translated as MVKYVDEVEQQAFRRKTRKRLIIVVVSSIVLLAVIIGAVIGVVLHNRNNNSSSNPVPPPELTPAASLKAVCSVTRYPTSCFSSISALETGNTTDPEELFKLSLHVAMNELSKLKDYPDKLIQSIDDATLQDALKVCATVFDDAVDRLNDSISSMAVGEGGKILSTAKMDDLKTWISTTITDQETCLDALQELNVTKHFNQTLVDHVKAEMENSTEFVSNSLAIVAKILGLLSDFNIPIHRRLLGFERTHNSRFPHWVGLGDRRLLQMSTPKPDVTVAKDDSGDCTTLREAVGKIPKKSKSRFIIYVKEGEYLENVILDKSKWNVMIYGDGKDKTIISGSLNFVDGTPTFSTASFAVAGKSFFARDIKFINTAGAEKHQAVAFRSGSDMSVLFRCAFDGFQDTLYAHSNRQFYRDCDITGTIDLSMFGSLVAGAFQITFRVKMHANDVFLFFKNYF